The sequence below is a genomic window from Aspergillus nidulans FGSC A4 chromosome V.
ACCTCATTTTGGCGTTGGCGGGCGTCCAGGATCTTTCATACGGATTTTTGTTTAATCATTATACCCGGGTGAACCGTCAAAAGCTTGTTCGTTACATATTATTCAATTTCCCAAGACTGTAACTACGTTGTCTTAGGTCCTGTTTCCCCTCAGCAAGGAGTAGAACTAAGTGACATATCTTGCATCTTTTCTCTGTATCTTTCGTTTTTCAGCTATTACGTACTTTCACTGCTAGCATGACAATAAAAGTTTACCATTGTAAATCTCTCCTTTCGAGCAAACAGATCTTTGATTGAACAAGGTCTAAAATCACAGATTTTACCCGTCGAATGAACCAAGTCCAGACCCAGGTTAACCGAGGCTGACTGCTACCATCCCTCACGTCTGTCTGCAGAGACTGAGCCTACGTTCCAGGATTGTACTTATCATAACAGGCAGCCAGAACGGGATGCAGCCAGAATCACCCACTTCTGCCTAACGCCTGAAACTACCCAAATCTACCCATCGCTGCATAAACCTAGATTGGCAATCGAAACCCTCGCCAAGTACTGTTCTATATTCACCTTGCGTCTGCAGCGGGAGACATTGTCGCCCAACGCTGACGTCATTTATTGCCAAATTGCCTACTTCGAAATTCCATTGCAGCCGCTGTTCCGTGTCACGTGTAGGCGTAGGCTCGGCTGATAACTCGAAGCGAGAGGAGGGTCGTCTAGATAATGTATTTGACTGTTGGAATTGATACAGCAGGCTACATAAGTTGGACATAGGCTAGGGAATTGACGTGGTGGTCAAAGACTCGATCATTGACGTCCACCAGCGCCAAGGTCCTTTGTCTGGCGATTATTGCCCAAGGAAAAATCTCGTTTATAGGCAGGCAGAACTGGCCGGAGGAAGTGGAATGAAGGCGGTGATATATGTGGAAACTTTTCTCCTGGACAACTATTGCAGAAGATAGCTGCGTTTTTTTTGGATACGAACTTAGTGTGTAGAGATAAAAAGGAGTCTAGACTACTAGTGGTAAATATTGAACggaagggaaaaagggaaaatCAAAGCAAATATCATGCCATCCACAGACCAATCCACCGACTGCTGATCGTTGTATCGTGATTTGAGACTTTGCGCGCATAATCGTTCCTAGGTATGTTCGTTCTAATGGAGCTGGACGACAGCAATAAGGGCGTGAGCCGGTGTCCGATCCAAAACCTTCAGACCTGGGACAATTTAGAGGTCGgcgtcgtcctcgtcgggcAGGGGCTGGTtagcggcggcggccatcTCGTCGCTGTACTGCTGCATGAGGGTGGCATCGACCTGCACCTCAGGAGGAGCAAGGGCGGGAGCAGCAACGAATTCCTACAAAAGTTTCTGTCAGTATGCGTTGTGATGCAGCGGGTACCCAGGAATCGACTGACCAAAGAGGCGTTGCCGACCAGCTTCCTGGCAAGCCACAGGAAGGGCTTCTCGAAGTTATAGTTGGACTTGGCGGAGATGTCGTAGTACTGGAGGTTCTTCTTGCGGTGGAAGGTGATGGTCTTGGCCTTCACCTTACGCTCCTTAACATCGACCTTGTTACCGCAAAGGACAATAGGAATGTTCTCGCAGACACGGACGAGATCACCTATGTATTTGTGAGTGACGTTCTGCTAAAAGGGCATGAGAGCACGTACGGTGCCAGTTGGGAACGTTCTTGTAGGTGATACGGGAGGTAACATCGAACATGATGATACCACACTGTCCGTTGATATAATATCCATCTCGCAGACCACCGAACTTCTCCTGACCAGCTGTGTCCCAAACGTCGAATTGGATTGTGCCCAGGTTCTGATACCTGCGTTAGTCGGGGCGACAAAAGAGACGGCGGAAGGGCCGAAGCGGGGTCAACAGCGGGGCATACCGTGGTGAATTTGATGGGGTGAACCTCGACACCAAGAGTAGCGATGTACTTCTTCTCGAATTCACCAGTGAGGTGGCGCTTGACGAAAGTGGTCTGCGAAGGGAGAAAATCTCAGGTTAGTCGACGTTCTTCGTGCCGATCTGAAAGGCGCGGGGCCGAGTTTTGCCTCGTTGATAGTCGTTGCGAATATGTGGGAAGAAGCCACACGGACGAGTCGAATAATGAAAGATATTGAAAATAGGAAAACGACTAAAGGATGGTTTGGATCCCGAGGGGTGCAAAGAAACTTGCCTTTCCAGTACCACCGTcaccgacgaggacgagcttgaaggtTGGGACTTGTTGTTCGGCCATTGTTGTCTATAGAAAATTAAAGGAGAGAAAACCAGAGAGTTTCAAATCCAATCTCAACGCGAGACAGGAGGGTCGAAATCGACAGTCGAATGCGCGACAGACGATGGGGATGGGAGGGGTGGGGAATATGAAGGATGAGGGCAAGGAGAAAACAGAGTGAGCGGTTCAAGTTTTGGTGATGGAATTTTCCAAGGTTTGCCCAAAGTCGGTCACTGTCTTTGTGATCACGTGCCAGAGCCTCAGGCAACGCGGGGCTTTGCAGTAAGATCTCAATATTCGTTGTATCTTTTGTCTTTGTTTCTCTGGGCAGTCTCAATGAAAAGTATTTACTTCTTACATGATAGTCTCCCGTCGATACCTAAAACATACCCAATGCCCGAAATGTGAGCAACGCCATCCATGCCTACCCATACAAGCAAAACTTATCATAAATCATGCCACATTCCTGTCTTGGTGCCACATTATTTCTTCATAATAAACAATATATCAGGCACTCTTCCGTTTTTCCGACCCAATGGAACTGCTCAACCGGAGGGAAACCATTAAagtgggagaagatggcaacCCAACAACCCACGGCCACCCCAGTTACGGCGTGGCACAAGTTCCAAGTCTAAGTTGGCAGAATCGCCAGGAGTTACTCCGCCACGTGAGATTTTGACGGTGATGGGGCGCTAGACGATTCAAGTCAGTCGGGTATGGTCCGGACGCCGGGATGCCACTGAAGAAGCCAACGGTAACTCACGCTTTCATTCTGTTGAACCAACTCAGCCACCTTGGAAAGGCGCTCGTGGTTGAGCCAATTCACGGTCCCAAAACTTCGGATTAAATCGCCAGGCTGCAACCCAGCTTGGACAGCAGGACTCCCAGGTACAACGCTATTCACCTTCGCAAACGGGGTCAACACACTCGTCCCTGCGGCTGGTGGGTGGATTTCGGAAGGCTCTATAGATAAGCCATTTGTACTGCTGGTGGGTGTACTGCCAGCTGTGTTACTCTGAAGACCGGCGAAATGAGCGTGAATGCCCTTCTCAATGTGAGCCATGACCTCCTTATGATCGTAACGGAGTCGAATAATTTGCGCTCGAATTGTGCGAACTGAGCCAATATAAGCGGGTGTATTATGTATGAAGGGACGGCGGCTCACTTTGCGCAACGTCGATATCATCGCGGGGAAAGCCATCGAAAGTCGTCAGCGAAGTTCCCATATTAACACCGTGCTAAGTAACGAGAGATTGTCAGTAACAGTGGGCTAATAGCCGATGGCTTATCACACTCACAGAGTTAAGGACGCTGCTAAGAGCTGAGAGTTCCTCTTCGATTCGTTCTTTGTGTTTTATCAAGTCGGCCATTGACAGCTTCGAGAGATCGCGGGGAATCCCTCCGGAGGTTGATCCGGAGGATACAGTTGGAGCGTGAAGGTTATTGGCCATGGGAATTCCCATATTCTGAAAGAACTAGAACATTATTTAGTCAGTTGAAGCGACGATTAGTTGGCGATCTGGGTTAGTGAACGATTGGTGGCGGGTGGAGAGATCCGTCGGAGTGGGAAAAAGACAATCTGGGGCGGAGGCTTGGCACGCTACGTTCTATCTTACTATATCCTTTCTCGTTGCCTCTCTAGGAGAATCACCCTCTCCATTCCGAAGTTCTCACCCGTAGGAAAACTGACCTGGGGCTAGAGAGGTCAGTCAAGTATTACTTATAGAGTAAGAGTCGGAACAGCGGGCATTCGGCTATGGCCAATTGAGACACAGAGCGTGTACACATAGTACGGCGGAGACATTGAAGCTGAGTTGTTCACAGATTATTATTGGTTCTTCGGCGTTCAATTGCTGGCTGGTGATGCGACAATGAAAGATTCTGCAAAGATGTTAATAATCTGGTCAGGATCTCAAGTGTTCGAGGTTTGCGTACTTCACGGCTGACCGTGACTGAGAGAATTTGATGCCAGCTTCCTTCCGTTCGATTGTGCCCGCCGAACTCGTCCTGATCGTAGCTTCCAACCTGCCATATGAGCAACCACTTTCTATCCTCTAGAGTGAAAACTCGTAGCAAAGGCTTTGGCCGCTCTCAACGATCTCTGCCTTAATTTGTGATGGCGACGTCCATCGATTCGCTCGCTACAGTGGATGAGTCAAAGGAGGTGATGAGTGAGTCTGGTGTCGTTCCAGTTGTCTCAGCtgaactggaagaagaaaagctcCAAAAGCTCCAGTCGCCAGAATGCACGACCACTAATATCTCTATCAATCGAGCTCTCACTTCCGACCGAGTTCCGACCTCTGGCCCCTTCAAACGATGGGTAAACAGCCTACGACCCAGAAGGACATATGAACCGGAGCCACATATTGAAGGCTGGCAGCACGTACCACGAGGCAGTGGTGACCAAATTCACCTCTCACTTCCCCGTGGATCACTGGAACAACAGTGGGAGAAACTTTCTGGGAAGTCTTCCCATCTGGGTACGATCAAGACAGCGACAATAAGTATCACAAGCCAAAGTGTCGccaggtcaagaagaaccacGCAGAGTACAACTAATCGCAGCAAATCGGACTTCCGAACTTCCATTGATAGCCTGAGACCAACCTTGACAGCTTGTATTGATGAGGAAGCTCAAAACCGTGCTATCAAGCGACGACAAGTGCTTCAGGAGATCATCACGACTGAATCGGACTACCTCTTCGACCTGAAGGCACTTTTGGACGTATGCACTGTGACTAAGCTGCTTTTTCCTATAATTGTCCTCTCAGCTGACGCGTTTCTGTCTTTGTAGTTGCTGCTGATCATACAAGCCCGGCCGGAAATATATCACAATGTTCAGCGAATTCGCGAGTGCCATGAAAGCTTTCTAAAGCGGACGCGGAGCTTGATACCAACAACCAACATCCCTCGAATGCAGCTTGAGCGAATGATGAACTACGGAGCACAGAAGCGCCCCGATCTGAGTATCAAAGCTTTCCAGCACCGATCTCTAAGAGCACGAAGCCTGAAGGCATACGTCGATCGTCGTCTGAAGCAATTGGCGTCAGAAGCAAATGAGGCCTTGGTTGTCGCTCGGGAGATTGGGTACTTGGTAGGTGAGCTCAGTACCTACACCCTTACTCAGGACTAAACCGTTCTGTTGCAGTCAAAGTCTTTCATTTATTATAAGGAGTTCTGCGAACGCTATGATCTTCTGGTCGAGGACATTGCCGTTCTTCGCAATTCAGTTCCAAACTGGCAAGCATACGAACAAGGCATAGAGGCTCTAACAAAGTCCGCCGCATCAATGGAGACACGCTCGCTGTACGATAACAAGTCGCTGTGCCTGAATGATATCCTTATCAAGGTGCGTGTCTAGCAAGTAAATGCGAGAAGATTACTCGCGCTAATGCACATTTAGCCCGCCCAACGCCTTTGCAAATATCCACTGCTACtacaggagctgctgaaaTGGACTCATATACAGGATGATCCTTCTGCGCATGACGGAATCCGGCAAGTTGTTGAGAATGTTCGTGAAGTGCTTGCGGAGATCAATGAAGCTACCGCCAGCACTTTGAGCAGAAGCATTGTCGAAAAAACATTTTTACTTCAGGATATGCTTGACAAAACGGTAAATATGCCGCTTCCGAACCTCACAAGTACGGCTAACGATACTATTCTAGGTCACTAGCATTCATATATATCAACAATTAGGTCCCATGAGCCTCTGCGGCGTCCTGCATGTTACCTATCGAGCGTCGACACCGCCGAGGCGGGTCAAGGGCACTTTCATGGTGTGCGTCTTATTCAAGCATcatttcttcctcgccaaaaTGCATGACGAATGCCGAAAACTCCAACCACTTGCTTGTCTATACATATCTGACGTGAGGATAGATAGTTTGTCAAATGGGAAGGGTATGTGGTGCTACCTAGAGGTTTTCCTTCCTAACAGTCTGCAGGCTACGATTATTTCTGCGTATTCTCGTGGAAATTACTATTTCAGCTTAACGATGAGAAGTATGAGATCGTTCTAAGTGCCTCCTCCGCAGCGGAAGAAAAACAATGGAAAACTGGGATCCTGAAGTCAGCAGCTGCCTCAGTGGATGTGCCTGATGCAGTCTCATCCGAATTACGAGGGAGCTCATTCTTGGTTCTGGATATCGCtccggaggaggaggttTCAGATATCGCGCCTCAACTATCACGCAGACCGTCCCTACAAACGCTAGGAACCATAGGCATGCAACGTGTGCGCTCCAATATCCAACCAATAATTATCCGGAAAACTTACTGTCCACATAAACACAGTCAGTTACACCAGGTCGACGGTGAGCTAGAACGTCCCAAAGTTCCACCTCCTATTTCGCAGCAATTCACCATCACGGCTAGAAGGCAGGATAGGATTCGCCTAGAGCGCACAATATACCCTATTTACACCCGAGATATACTCCCTTACCCTGGCATGTTCCTGGGCGCAGGtgagcttttcttcgggCCAGGTTCAATTATGAGACATCTCAGCCTCCGGCCCAAACGAAACAAACGGTCCAGCTCCATCAATTTGCCAACCAGTGTACAGAATTCTGGCCAACCACAAGGGCCCGACGACTATGAATGTACCTTGCAATCTGCGGCAAAGCGGAAGAGACGGGAAGCATCAGATTTTAGCCACAGTTTTGACCATGAGAAGGGCTGGGCGCTGCACAAAGACTCCGCTCTGCACTTGGGCCGTTCAAGGACGATGAGACTGAAAACCAGGTCCAGATCAAGCAACAACTTGAAATCACAGCCGCCATCCAACACAGACAAAGGCTCGGATATTCCCAACGTTCAGCTACGAAAAGGTTTCTGGTCAGTGTTCAATTCCATGCCTTTCCggtggtcgaagaagaatgTTCGTCCAGGTCTTGGTGGAACGTGATGATGCAACAAGATTTGAAACATGAGTGCTCGGCACGAAGGATATACAGAGGGGCCGTTACTCGTCCGACACCGTACCTCTACCTCGTATGTAATCGTACATGACTGTGGAGTTGAAGCGGCATCTGAATATTATTACTTAGGTAGAATGGCGAGACGTAATGAAGCTTTCATTCCGCTAAGGCGGCTGAATGAGTGACGATAAAAGCAATCGATTCCGTAACAATCTGACTCCACCGAGATAGATGAACCAGAATAATCGTAGGAGGGTAGAAAATGACATGCTTCAAGCTGTCAACAACGCGAAACCTTTGGAGGGGTCTCAGAGACCGATGACGTCAAAGCGTCAAGCTCTACCTATTTACCTTACCACCTTTCTACGTATCCACGCCTTAGGAAGCCTAAGCAAGCCTCTGGATCCAATCATTGCCCAATCAACTCCGGAATTGACCCCTGAAAATCGATCGATTCTACCATCGTCCCCCGCCTATTC
It includes:
- a CDS encoding Ran GTPase (transcript_id=CADANIAT00003606), with product MAEQQVPTFKLVLVGDGGTGKTTFVKRHLTGEFEKKYIATLGVEVHPIKFTTNLGTIQFDVWDTAGQEKFGGLRDGYYINGQCGIIMFDVTSRITYKNVPNWHRDLVRVCENIPIVLCGNKVDVKERKVKAKTITFHRKKNLQYYDISAKSNYNFEKPFLWLARKLVGNASLEFVAAPALAPPEVQVDATLMQQYSDEMAAAANQPLPDEDDADL
- a CDS encoding putative Rho guanyl nucleotide exchange factor (transcript_id=CADANIAT00003607), which gives rise to MATSIDSLATVDESKEVMSESGVVPVVSAELEEEKLQKLQSPECTTTNISINRALTSDRVPTSGPFKRWVNSLRPRRTYEPEPHIEGWQHVPRGSGDQIHLSLPRGSLEQQWEKLSGKSSHLGTIKTATISITSQSVARSRRTTQSTTNRSKSDFRTSIDSLRPTLTACIDEEAQNRAIKRRQVLQEIITTESDYLFDLKALLDLLLIIQARPEIYHNVQRIRECHESFLKRTRSLIPTTNIPRMQLERMMNYGAQKRPDLSIKAFQHRSLRARSLKAYVDRRLKQLASEANEALVVAREIGYLSKSFIYYKEFCERYDLLVEDIAVLRNSVPNWQAYEQGIEALTKSAASMETRSLYDNKSLCLNDILIKDDPSAHDGIRQVVENVREVLAEINEATASTLSRSIVEKTFLLQDMLDKTVNMPLPNLTSPMSLCGVLHVTYRASTPPRRVKGTFMVCVLFKHHFFLAKMHDECRKLQPLACLYISDVRIDSLSNGKGYDYFCVFSWKLLFQLNDEKYEIVLSASSAAEEKQWKTGILKSAAASVDVPDAVSSELRGSSFLVLDIAPEEEVSDIAPQLSRRPSLQTLGTIGMQRVRSNIQPIIIRKTYCPHKHSQLHQVDGELERPKVPPPISQQFTITARRQDRIRLERTIYPIYTRDILPYPGMFLGAGELFFGPGSIMRHLSLRPKRNKRSSSINLPTSVQNSGQPQGPDDYECTLQSAAKRKRREASDFSHSFDHEKGWALHKDSALHLGRSRTMRLKTRSRSSNNLKSQPPSNTDKGSDIPNVQLRKGFWSVFNSMPFRWSKKNVRPGLGGT